The genomic DNA TGATTTGCGGAAGCCAACAAAACAATGAAATAATCAACTCGCGTAGCTCAACAATACCAAGAGATTGCCAGTTCATAAAAACATTTGCATGCTACTTAATGTTATGGTTCCAAGAACTCAACTCTGAGAAAATAAGGCAAATGTTTTTTATGTCCCGTGCATTATTGATATGGATTCTCCTCTTAAGCTTTACAACTTCAAATGCACTGAGTGTTAATGCTGATACTCCCCGTTACATTTCTTGGGATAATTGCGTCTTGCCCGAAATTGATCTCGATTTCCCATGTACCAACCCAACTTACCTTATCAATGACGAAAGAGTACCCAGAGACATCGTCCTAACAGACAAAGCAGCGAGGGCGGGGATCATGAACGCAAAAATTAAAGACCTTAAGAGATATCGTGATGAATACTCCATTAACTATAAGCGTTTCAAAGACATAACTAATCGCGAAGCGGTATCTCGCCCCTTTGTTGTCACAGTTGATATACGTTGTATGAATCAAAAGGGACAGTCAAGAAGGAATCGAATTGATCTACTATTAGAACTTCCAGCCGACTTTGAAGAAATATTCACTAAAGAGGCAAAGTTAGAGCTAAAAAGAAGAGAGCAAGAAGAAAAGCGTAGAATTGCTCAAAAGAAATCGAAGGAAAATGAAGACCGAGAAAATAACGTAAGAGCAATTAGAGTAGAAAGGGAAGAAGCTCATGCCATCAATCAGCTAATCAACCCTCCTGATCACGTGATGATGCACATGCTGATATTTCTCGGGATAGTTGCAGTGTTACTTGTTCCAATAGACATGCTGTCACTTGCAGTTATTGAAAGGATGATTCTGCGTCATAAAGAGGTAGATATTAATTCATCCTCTAAAACTCAACTCATGTTTTGCTTTAAATGCGCACTTGGAACAGTGATTATATGGTTTTTCTCTCGCTTGTTTAGCCCTTCGATTGCATATGAAGTATTTGGCATTTATTCCGTCCCACAACTTATTGCTTCTTCGCTGGTAACTCTGATTAGTGGTCGTTTAATATTAACATATGTCCTATTAATGAATGATAATATGTTTAGTAGGAATAAACTCTTGCCGGCTGTTATTTATTTTAACTTATTTGTGTTCCTGATAATGTCATTGATGTTTGGTTTGATCGTTATGCTTTCGAATTTATCTGAAATGTTTGAAATTTACTTACCTGCCTTTTAATTCCATCGACTGGTGGCTGGGGTCGTAGCGAAGCTCCAAGAATTCGGCGCATGTCTCGACAGACATTGGCAGTTGGGCCCCTGTGAAAACTCGCTGGATTCAACGGAACTTCCACCAAATTCTCGTGTCCTACCCTTGTTAGAATCCATTCTCCTTCCCGTTCACCCACGAATGCTATCTGGATGGGTGAGTTTTCAAGAAATTCCGGCTATATTCTGATCATACAGTCCTAAAATATTGGGATGATGTGAATCGAAACCAACCCCGTTATTGTAGATGAAATAAAGTTAGACCATGTCGCAGCCAGCCCAATTGAAGTTTTTGACTGAAGATCAAGTCCGCCAAATCGCTTCCAGCCACGATTTGCCGTTGTATGTCTATTCCAAGAGCAAACTCGATGAAAATGCGAAAAAGCTGACGTCGTGGCAGGCGCCTTATGGGGTGACGCTTCGATTTGCCATGAAAGCGAATCCGTTTCCTGAGGTGATTGCTCAGATCTATTCGCACGGAATCGGAATCGATGCCAGCTCAGGCTACGAGGCTGAAGTCGCCATGCAGGCGGGCGTAAAACCAGCAGACATTCAGATCACTTCGCAGCAGATGCCGGATGATCTTGAGGAACTGATCAAGCAGGGCGTGAAGTTCAATGCCTGTTCGCTGCATCAATTGGAAACCTACGGCAAAATTGCTCCCAGCACTTCCGTCGGCGTGCGAATCAATCCCGGCAAGGGGACGGGCGAAGGACTCAATAATCGTCTCACCACAGCCGGAGTCGCGGCTAGCTTTGGGATCTGGCATGAATACATTGATCAGGTACATGAGCTGGCCAAAACGTATGATCTGACCATCGATATGGTGCACACCCATGCCGGCACAGGTGGCGATCCCGATAAATGGCTCGAAGTGACAACACGAAACATGGAAATCGTCGAGAAGTTTCCGACGGCGACCAAAACCAGCATTGGCGGCGGCTTCAAAGTCGGACGGATGCCGGGCGAAAAGTCGGCTCAGATCGATGTGATCTCTCCGCCAATCGCAAAACTGCTGGAGGAGTTTCATGAAAGAACCGGCCGCAAGATTCATCTGGAAGTCGAGCCGGGCTCGTTTCTGGTGGTCAATATCGGCGCCCTCATCACCGAAATCATCGACATTAAAGACACCGGCAGCGAAGGCTACAACTTCATCCTGATCAACGCAGGCATGACCGAAATCCTCCGCCCGTCCCTTTACGGAGCCCAGCATCCTCTCGTCGTCGTTCCCAGAGAAGACAGACCCGCTGGTGAGGTGGTCGATTACGCAGTCAGTGGTCATTGCTGCGAAAGCGGCGACATGCTGACAGTCGCAGAGGGCGATCCCGAACGTCTCGAACCAAGATCACTGCAAAAAGCAGAACTCGGCGATTATCTCATCGTCGAAGACGTCGGCGCCTACTGCGCAGGAATGCGAGCCGGTTCTTACAATTCGTTTCCGCTGACCAAAGAGGTTATGGTTGATTAAGTTATTGGAAAGACTCTCCATTGAATGGGTCTCATCATGCAGGAATTCAAAGTTATCCCACATCAGTCAATCGGCCCAATACATCTGGGGATGCTTCGGGATAATGTCCGGCAGATTTTTGGATATCCCAATTCAGTCGAACAAGCTCATGTGAAGTGGGGTATCCACTGGCCGGATCGGGATTTCTTTTTCAGGAACGCATTTCAGGTAACTTATAATTCCGAATTTGAGGTGACTCATATTGAAGTTGCCAGTGAGCCGGATTATGTCGTAACGTTTGCAGGAATTAATGTTCATACTGCCAACCCGCGGGAAGTGATCGCCGCTCTTGAAAAACTGGCTCCCGTTGACAACGAATTCCGAGAGTATCCAGTTAACCTCTGGTCTCCAGATCTCGATTTGAATCTATTTCGATCTCAAACTAATGATGGAAATTTCGAGACGATCGGAATCAGCATTCCTACCAGCTGATTGCCTGATAAACTGAGCCCGAAATAATGTTGGGTTACGCGTTCCACTAATCCAACCTACAGAACTACAGGACTTCGCAGGAATGCGGGCCGGTTCTTACAATTCGTTTCCGCTGACCAAAGTATTGTGACAGATAGCCTACGACTTCACTATCATTATTTCATCGGATACTCTGAAGGCAGGCTTTCGAAGTCCCTATTAACCTGAGCACAATGATCGATGTCAGTTCAGTCCTACGATTTACTGCAGCGTATATTGGCAGTGTTCTCAATTTTATTAATTGTCAAAGTGACGATTGGCATCGTGCTGGGATATAATTTTTATCTGCCTCCTGACTTCAATTCTGATTTTCTTCGTGGACGGGAAGATTATTTCTATGGCGTTTATTGCTGGGCGTTCTATGTCCACATCATTTCCGGGCCAATCACATTATTTTTGGGCTTATTGTTACTTAGCGAACCACTTCGCAATGCTTATCCACATTGGCATCGCTGCATGGGACGGTGTCAGGGGCTAATCGCTCTGTTTTTGTTGGCCCCCAGTGGGCTTTGGATGTCGCAGTACGCTTCCGGGGGAACGGCAGCAACAATCAGTTTAGCGTTACTGAGTTGTCTGACAGCAGTCGCTGTAGGGTTGGGATGGAATGCCGCGTTGCAACGTCGGTTCGAACTTCACCGCCGCTGGATGTTGCGAAGCTACCTAATGATCTGCTCTGCGGTCGTGCTGCGTCTACTGGGTGGACTGGGAAGTTTACTTGGAGAGGTGCCTTCGTGGTATGATCCCGCTACAACGTGGTTAAGCTGGCTTGTGCCTCTGATAATTTTTGAAATCTATCAGGCTCGGAATCCAAAATCGAAGCCGTATCGGAAGAGCTGATTTAATCATGTTCTTCGATGGCCTTGGTTATCTCGACTGCAGAGGGAAAAGACTTCGATCATTGTATTTGTCGTTCGAAGTTGCTCAGCGTTGGCTGAACTCTGATCGCTTCGTAAGCGACTCTGCCAAAAGCAATTGCCTCGCGAGATTTTACTACTGCAGAACGAACTGAACTACAATCGGGAACGAGTTAAAAGCCCTCATGATATAATATCTCATTGTCCTCGCTGGTGGCAGTGATCAATGCGCGTAAAATATCTTGCGAAATTTCTGCACTAAGAAATGTTACACGGCCATCGGCGAAGAGCACGTTCATTCCAGATTGATGTGGTAAGCGAGAATCATTGGAAATTTTCAGGAAAGAAGCTTCGCTTGCGTCTTGAGGGGCCATCCAATGGACGGCGTCTTCTTCAGGCATTTCGACAATTAAAAGAGTTTGGGCAAGTCCGTCTCCATTGGAGATTGTGTTCAACTCCCTTCCTTCAGTGGCTTGAATACAACTGTCCGTCGTCACGATCGCTAAATATGAAGTATGTGTAGCAGGGCTACTGGATTCAGGGCATCGATAAATGTCAGGAGTCGTATTGAAGGCCTTCAAGTTTGCCGGGCTGTCCCATGGCTGGTTGAGGTCAATTTGACGATACAAGGCTACATTATTTAGGAACGGGAGGAGTAAAGTACGCCAGCTGTGCAATCGATGGCCCTGGGCGTCAACCGTGTATGCTGGTGGCAGAGTACCGTAAGTGTCTGCATAGTTATACAGAGCAATTCCAATATTTCTCAGGTTATTTACGCACTGTGATCTTCGAGCCGCTGGACCCGCCCTCCGGGTGCCCGGCAGCATTAAAGCAATAAGGACTCCAACAATGAGTACGGCGATGCCAACTTCAACCACTTTCAAACCGGCTCGACATTTCTCAGAATCAAATCCTTCTGCTTTTTTCGAAAAGTTGCTATTCATGTTGTCATCAGTTTCTGGTGATTTGGAAGCCAGTGTTTCGGATCTCTCACTATCCTATCATGATTTGTTGAACTACAGCAAAAGGAAACTGTAATTTTGTTTCATCGAGGACGTGCTCTGTTGAGCTTATAATGATGTTCTTAAATTACTAATCTGCACTGAGGCGGATATGCAATCCGCCTTACTGCCCACCGCCAGCGAAGCTGAAAGTGAAGACATCTGTGATATCTGTAAACACAGGTTGCATGCCGAGGCGGACGTAGCGGCGGTCGGGGGAGACGACTGCGGTGGCATTGAGTTGCACACCCGAGTTGACTGGTGCGACAACGGGTGAGAAGCCGACGGCTCCGAAATTGTTGTTTTGTTGTAGTTGCGGTAGGACGTAGGAATGCGGCTTACGATACTGGTTTCGTAAATCGTGCAGCGTGAAGGCGGTTTCCTGTTTCTTTTGCTTGATGGTCTGCTTGATCGGTTCAAAGACGGGGGCTTGCTGAGTGCGTCGGCCCTGATGTAGCGAGATCCTGAATTTCTTCTCGGCTTTGTCGAAAACAACATTCACCATTTCAGTATTTTCGTGATCCGTCCCGGCATAGCGTGTTACTGTCAAACGTGCCCGATTACCGACGATTCGACCGGAGTTGTGTCGGACCGTGACAACATAATCCCCCGGAGCGGCGAATGCACAGACATAGTCTTCATAACACTCCGCCTGATTCGGCCCTGCTCCTTCATGAAGGAGTGAGCCGCCGGATGCGGTATGGGGTTGAGCGAAGGAGCATTCGGTGCCGAGTGGTTCCTGAATAATTAAATCGAGATCGGCATCGCCTGACCAGGTCAGTTTTAATTGCAAATCGCGGATGAGTGCCTGCTGCAGGGTTTCGGTCATGCGATTCGCCTCTTCGGCCCGGCCTTCGTTTTCGAGGCGGAGTTTCCAGTCAGAGAGTAGCTTGATTGCCAGATCGTGCTGTTTTTGAAAGCCATCGTACCAGAAGTAAGTCAGAATTCCTGAAGCCGCCCAGGTCAGGCTCTCGATATCCTGCGTTTTGTCGGCCAGTTTTAAACCGAGCAGGTATGGCTCGGGACGGGTTGGTTCGAGTCGTGAGACCTGTCGATACATTTTGAGTGCCTGCTTGTGAGCTCCCAGACGAACCAGATAGGCCGCAGAACCGAGAAGATTGGGGACATCGCGGACGTTGAAGTCCGTCATGGAAAGCAGGATCCGTTCGACTTCCTGCTCGGGACGCCCTTCGATTTGCATGGATAACGCGAGGACTTCATACATCCAGGGTTCTGGCTGACCTGCTCTTAAAGCCTCTTCAAGGGCGACAGTGATATGATCGAAATGTTTGTCTCGCTGCAACTTTTGAATCATTCTGCGAACTTGAGTTCCTTCCCGTTTCGTTGAGAAGTACTGCTTCCAGAGTTCGCGATTGGGAGAGGCCTGCAGATTTTGGAGGGGATCGATCTCATCCTGAAAAAAGGTGACTGGAACAGAACTTTGCAGCAGAGGAAAGCAAAGGTTTTGAGCCGCGAGAGAGAATTTTTCCAATAAAAAAGCGAACTGAGAAACAGTGTTCTCAGTTCGCTCGATAATTACCAACTGGTTATTGCAATATTCGCAATGGTGCAGAGAGGTTACTGGTTTTTTTTTGCAGTTGGCAGAGTCGCAGGAGGAATGCTGAAGAAGCCTCCACCGCCACCCTGTTGACCGCCGAATTGACCACCACCGCCACCGCCAAACTGTCCACCTTGCTGACCGCCATTGACACCGCCGCCACCGAGCAGGCCGCCACCACCACCCAATTGCTGGACAGGGATAACAAGGTCGGTGACTGGATAAACGCGGGTTTCAGTCGCTTCTTCGGCTTTGAGGACGGTTGTGATTTTCATCACTTCATCTTCAATGACCCAGGTCAACTCAACTGGAGTCGGTGTCTGTTCCAGCATGATTTTCAGTGCAGACTTGAGCCGAATTCCTGAGATGAAGATGTTCACAGGCTCATCAGTCGAAATACCTTCGTCGTCAAGAGTGACGACATCGAGTCGAATATTGATATTGTGCAGTTCACCGATAATTTGCAAGGCATCGACAAGAGGAGTATCGACAAATTGAAGTTCGGTTTCTTCTTCCAGAGCGGCTCGAATTCGTCGCTCGGCTGCGGAATCGTCTTTCAAATCGACAGACTTCCAGATGCTGCGTCGTTCGGTCAAAGCCTTCCAGACGGGAGCAGCTGGATATCGAATTGGAGGTTCATCCGGGAATGGAACGTGTGAGAATTCGACCTGCGTCAAAGTTTCCAGGAAGCGGTCTGCTCGTAACGCTCGTAAGTAACGGGCATCTTCCAACTGACCGGCCGCTTCAGCGGAGAAGCGGGCTGCAGCAGCGGTTCCGCTGAAAGGAACCAGTTCGACTGCGGCTTCTGCAACCGATTCCGCTTGTGCATAAGCAGCTGGTTCGCCGTGAAAACCATCGTCGAGAAGGGCTCGAACCTGATCGATTAATTGTTCCAAGCGTTCTTCTTCAAGATACAGGCCTTCGATGGCTCGTCGACGTGCTTCAACTTCAGCCAGTTCCTGTTCGAAACGAATTCGATTATTACGGAACTGTTCGCGTTGGGCACGAACCTGCTGAGTCACATCCAGTAGTTTTCGTTCGAGATTTCGTTTCAATTCTGGATCGATATCCGCTGCAATGCGAACATTCCCGGCCATCCCCTTCAGGATAGAGATAGCCGCATCGGGGTCGTCCTGAACGATTGATCGAGCCTGTTCAATAGCCCGGTTGACTTCCAGTGCCAGCTTTTCACCAGCAGCTTTGGACCGATTTTTGAATCGTTGAATCAAATCCTGTTCGATATCAGTTGGTGCGTCGGTTCGTCCTTCAAGTGCCGAGGGTTCACCAGGAACAACAACAGGAGCGTCTGTGTTGTCTTCGCCGGGGACCACCGCAGAATCATCCTGCAGCAAGGCGACCTGACGAACATCGAGTAATTTTGCTGCGGCCTTATTACTGGGGTCAAACTGTAACAGAGCGTGTGAAATCGCGACCGATTCCTTTGTCTTTCCAGCATGAGCTGCAGAATTAGCGGCTTCGAGCATGCCTGCAACATGTAGTTCAAACTGATTTTTTGCAGAACTGAGAACAACCTGGCCAGCCGTCGGTACACTCAAGCCCTTGTCCTGATCTGCTCGCAACCACAATGCTCGCAGTGAAGGGTGACCAGCAACAGCCGTTGAATAATTTTCAACATGAAACCCGATTTGATTGTTATTCTCATCACTCAAATCGATGCTCAGACCCTTTGTCGCTTCTTCAATCTTGCCGAGATAAATCGTTTCGCGATCGGATCGCAACGGCAATGCGGCATGCGGATAAAGTTCGATGCCTTCGGTCACTTCGACCTGACTTGGATACCAGACGGGTGTCGAGATTGCTTTATTGATCGCAGCAACGGTTTCATTTACGGGCTGGCCCACTTGATCCTGAAGGACAATTCCACCACTTCGCAGAGCCAGAACGCCGAGCAACTGCATGTCGACTTGAGAGCCGAGGGCATAGCTGACAACAGGAGTTTGTTTATCTGCAAGAGCTTTTGTCAGTTCCTGCATTTTAGTTTCAGAAATTAAATTCGCAGCACTGAATCCATCGCCCACATACACGATCACGCTACTCTTGCTGGCGTCTAAACTTTTCAGCGAAGCTTCCACGGCTCCAGAAAGATCGGTTGAACCAGCGGGAATTCGATTGTTCAATGCTGCAGTGATTGAATTCACTTTTTCAGCAGTCATCGATTCGAATGAGTCCGTCAACGCAGTTTGAGACAGATCAATTGCCCAGACTGCAGCGGATGTCTGCTCAGGAAGTTGTGAGAGCAATTCCCGCACCACGGAAATCGACTGTTCCCGGTATTCGCCCATCTGGCTGGCGGAGGTGTCGACCAGAACCAGCACCTGTTCCGGTGCTCGGGATTTTACAGCCACCTGAGACAAGCTCAGTCCGACAGCAGCATAATCGCGGCCTTCCGGTGTCCGGTAAACTTCAAGGGTAGGAGAACTGGTGGTTTCTCCGGCAACGCTCAGTGAACTGAACGTTGTAGTTCCTGCACAAAGCAGGGCTGCTGCTAGCCAAAATCGTGATCGCTTCATAGTGATGCATCTCCCGGGGCAGGCCCGTTGCATGCGGTCGTGGAAATCGGTATGGCCTCTCAACAAATCAAAGCCAGCCCGGACCGCTCGGTGTCATTCGATAGTGGACGCGAAAATCTCTGCGAATGAATAATGAGATTATCAAGTCATATTAAAATGGATTGTATCCTCAGTTTCGACCCCCTTTGAAGCTTTTTCTTCCGAAAATCATCAGAGTTAGCAGAATTGATCAGATTCCTCCCGAGCAGACGTCAGGGCAGAAACGGCAGTCCCAACCCGCAAAACCCTCAAACTTTCACTAACCGATACCAGACAACCTCTCAACCACTGATCTGTTAGCTAAGGCGGTCATGGAGAGATTTTCCTCATGTTCGACGCGTGTGGCCAATGTCGAGAGGCGAGTGGCAAGATGGCTTCGATACTATTATCAACCACTCTAACCTCTCACCCCTAACCTACTCTGGCCTCTGGCCTCTGGCCACTCAACACTGGCCTATTTCCGCTGTACAGATTGACGTTTGCCCTGCCGTATGACACTATGAAAGGAATGTCACTTCGAAGGATTGAGCGTTATGTCGGTTGAACAATTTCATCCTCTGGTTGCCAAGTGGTTTGCGGAAAAGTTTGAGCAGCCTTCCGAGCCACAACGTCTTGGCTGGCCAGCAATTGCGGCTGGCAAGCACGCTCTGATCGCCGCTCCGACCGGTTCCGGAAAAACGCTCACTGCTTTTCTGGCGATTATTGATCGTCTCTTTCGCCTTGCTCTCGCGGGCAAGCTGAAGGATGAGATCAATTGCATATACATTTCGCCACTGCGGGCACTTTCCAATGATATGCAAAAGAATCTGACGGAGCCGCTGCGGGAAATACGCGAGCTGGCTCAGCAGGAAGGCTACAACGTTCCCGAAATTCGTATCGGATTGAGAACCGGCGACACACCTGCCAAAGACCGCGTGGCGATGATCAAAAAGCCACCTCAAATTGTGGTCACGACGCCAGAATCGCTCTACCTCTTATTAACAGCTGAAAAAAGCCGCGAGCGGCTCGGGACCACGCAAACCTTAATCATTGATGAAATTCACGCGATGCTGCCCGATAAACGGGGCGCCCATCTGGCATTATCGCTCGAACGGCTCGAATCGATTTGTGAACGACCTCTGCAGAGAATCGGTTTGTCTGCCACGCAAAAGCCGATTGAACTGGTTGCAGACTTTCTGCTGGGTACGCGAGATCGTTCCACTCCACTTCGCAGTGTCGACTGGGAAATCGATCGTAATAAAGTGTCGGAAGAAAAACAGAAGCGATTGTTTAAAAATAATTCCGATGAGGCAGAACGGATACCAGATTCATCTCAAACCCGAACTCTGGAAATCATTAATATCGGGCATGCGCGGGATTTAGATCTCGGAATCGAAATTCCTCCCAGTCCGCTCTCTGCAATTTGCTCGCACGAACAATGGGCGGAAGTGAATACCCGCGTGATCGAACTGGTCAACTCTCATCGCAGCACTTTAATTTTTGTCAACACACGACGCATGGCCGAGCGGGTTTCGCATCAGTTGACTGAACTGCTGGGAGAGGATCAGGTCAGTAGCCATCATGGCTCGCTCTCTGCTGATATTCGACTCGATACCGAACAGCGTCTCAAAACCGGGCAACTCAAAGCGGTTGTCGCGACTGCATCGCTCGAACTGGGGATTGACGTCGGTTACATCGATCTGGTAATCCAACTTGGCTCCCCCGATGGCATCTCCAAATTCCTGCAACGAATCGGTCGTTCCGGACATGCACTCGGGTTGACTCCGAAGGGGCGTCTGTTCGCTCTCACTCGTGATGAACTGGTCGAGTGCATGGGCTTGATCCGGGCTGTACGTTCCGGTCGGCTCGATGTGATTTGCTGCCGCAACGCCCCACTCGATGTGCTCGCCCAGCAACTGGTCGCTGAAGTCGCAGCCACAGAGTGGGAGACGGATAATCTCTTCGAATTGTTTCGCCGCGCCTGGCCGTATCAAAAATTGGAACGAAAAGACTTCGACGATGTGGTCGAATACCTCAGTGAAGGGATTACGCATCAGACAGGCCGCAGCCGGACTTATCTACATCACGATCAAATTCAGAAACGTGTCCGCCCTCGCCGCAGTGCCCGACTGGTTGCCGTCAATAATGCGGGATCTATTCCCGATATCGGCTCCTATCGCGTGGTTGCCGAACCGGAGAATGTTGTCGTCGGTTCGCTCGATGAAGATTTCGCCGTCGAGAGTCAGGCAGGCGATGTCTTTCTGTTGGGGAACACATCCTGGCGACTCAAAGGAATCCGCGGGAACGATGCCATCGTGATCGACGCGCAGGGCGCTCCGCCGAGCGTGCCGTTCTGGAGAGGAGAGTCTCCCGGGCGAACGCTCGAACTTTCCGAAGAAGTTTCCCGACTGCGGGAAGAGATGGAAGCGAAACTTATCGCCGGGGAATCGAAAGCCGACATCGCCAAATGGCTGAAAAAGGAAACGCACTGTTGTGATTTTGGTGCGGAACAAATTACGGAATACGTCGCCGCTCAAAGAGCCGCGTTGGGTTTGGTGCCGACTCACAAACGGATTGTTTTTGAACGCTTCTTCGATGAAACCGGCGGGATGCAACTGGTGGTACACGCTCCGTTTGGTAGTCGGATCACAAGGGCGTGGGGCTTTGCGATGCGAAAACGGTTCTGTCGATCGTTCGACTTCGAACTGCAGGCAACTGCTGATGACGATGGTTTCATTCTCACACTCGGTCCGCAACACAGCTTCCCGATTGAATCCCTTTTTCCGATGCTGACCGCTGCCAATGCGTACAAATTACTGGAACAGGCTCTCATCTATGTGCCAACGTTTCAACTTCGCTGGCGCTGGAACCTCAACACCGCTCTGATTGTCGAACGCCGTAAAGCCGGCAAGCGGGTTCCCCCTGCTCTGCAGCGATTTCGGTCTGACGATCTCCTCACGGCTGTTTTTCCCAAGCTGACCGGCTGTCAGGAAGAGCACGTCGGCGATCATGAAATCCCCGAGCATCCGCTCGTCAAGCAGACCATGGAAGACTGTTTCAACGAGGCGCTCAATTTTAATGAGTTGGTCAATATCCTGGGGCGAGTCGAAAAAGGAGAGATCACGTTCGTCGCCAAAGAAACCCGCGAGCCATCGCCCTTCTGTTATGAACTTCTGAATGCGAATCCGTATGCGTTTCTCGATGGAGGCGAGGCGATTGACCGCCGGGCACGAGCAGTGGGAACACGAAGGTCGGTTACTGTGGAATCGGTGAGTGATTTGAGTCGACTCGATCCACTGGCCATCGAACGCGTTCTCGAAGAAGCCTCGCCGGTCGTGCGGGATGCCGATGAATTGCACGACTATTTACTGACTCGTATTCTGTTGCCGAAGAATGAAGGCCAACTCTGGTCTGACATGATGCAGCAATTGCAGGAGCAGCATCGCGTTACGTTGATCACCGTAGAAAATCATCAATTCTACATCCCGGCTGAAAAGCTGCTCATCGCGCAAGTCCTCTGGCCAGAACTGGAGATGGAGCCAGAAGTGACTGCTCCTGAACGTGCCAAACCTCCAGCTGCCACGACCGAAGCCCGCGTCGAAATCCTGCGCGGCTGGATGGAATATCTGGGCCCGGTCACGACAAAAGAAATCACCGCTCAACTCGGGTGGACAGAGTCGCAAGCCGATGCCACTTTCGAAGCCCTTGAGGGTGAAGGCTTAGTACTACGTGGCAAGTTCCGCGAATCCTCGCAGTCTTTTTCTGAAGACAACACCGTCAACCCACCATCAGAAACGCTCAATCATCCCGAGTGGTGTCATCGCCGACTGCTGGCTCGTATTCATCGCCTCACGCTGGAAGGCTTGCGGAAGCAGATCGAGCCGGTTGATGTCGCAACTTACATGCGATTTCTGTTTCGTCATCACGGTTTTCACCCGAGTACCCGACGTGAAGGAGCAGAAGGACTTTACGAAACCATCACGCAACTGCAGGGTTTCGATTTGCCAGCCGGGTATTGGGAGCGGGATCTGCTCAAGTATCGTGTCCGCGATTATTCCTCCGCATGGCTGGATGAATTGTGTATGACGGGCGAAATCAGCTGGGGACGGTTGTATCCCAATCCGAAGCCGATTGAGGGAAAAGGGCGTCCCCTCAAAACCTTGTCGCGAAATTCTCTGATCGCACTCTTTCGGCGGGATGATGCTCATTGGCTGCTGCCGGAGCGTTCCTCGTTACCGACGGACAACCTCAGTGGAGTCGCGCAGGATCTGCTCATGGTGCTGCAACGTCAGGGAGCAATGTTCGCTGGTGATATCGAATACGCTGCTCAACTCTTACCGACACAATTAACGGATGCCCTCGGCGAATTAATATCCCGCGGCTGGATTACCTCTGATGGTTTTGCCGGGCTGAGAGGCCTAATTGGGCAATCTCGTAGTACCGGGAACGTATCCTATCCGCGAAGAATGACTGGTGGACGCCGTCCGAAAACCTTAGCGGGACGGGCAGGGCGCTGGTCGCTTTGGCGACGTGACGATGAACTGGACGATCCCGAAAAAATGCGAGGCCGCGTGGAAGCCTGGGCGTGGCAGTTGTTGCATCGCTGGGGTGTTGTTTTTCGGGATCTGCTCGAACGCGAACAGGGAGCCCCCCGCTGGTATGAACTCGTCCAATGTTATCGTCGTCTCGAAGCTCGCGGCGAAATTCGCGGCGGTCGCTTCATTCGAGGAGTCGCCGGAGAACAATACGCTTCCGCCGATACTGTCGGCCAACTTCGTAAACT from Rubinisphaera italica includes the following:
- a CDS encoding DEAD/DEAH box helicase, coding for MSVEQFHPLVAKWFAEKFEQPSEPQRLGWPAIAAGKHALIAAPTGSGKTLTAFLAIIDRLFRLALAGKLKDEINCIYISPLRALSNDMQKNLTEPLREIRELAQQEGYNVPEIRIGLRTGDTPAKDRVAMIKKPPQIVVTTPESLYLLLTAEKSRERLGTTQTLIIDEIHAMLPDKRGAHLALSLERLESICERPLQRIGLSATQKPIELVADFLLGTRDRSTPLRSVDWEIDRNKVSEEKQKRLFKNNSDEAERIPDSSQTRTLEIINIGHARDLDLGIEIPPSPLSAICSHEQWAEVNTRVIELVNSHRSTLIFVNTRRMAERVSHQLTELLGEDQVSSHHGSLSADIRLDTEQRLKTGQLKAVVATASLELGIDVGYIDLVIQLGSPDGISKFLQRIGRSGHALGLTPKGRLFALTRDELVECMGLIRAVRSGRLDVICCRNAPLDVLAQQLVAEVAATEWETDNLFELFRRAWPYQKLERKDFDDVVEYLSEGITHQTGRSRTYLHHDQIQKRVRPRRSARLVAVNNAGSIPDIGSYRVVAEPENVVVGSLDEDFAVESQAGDVFLLGNTSWRLKGIRGNDAIVIDAQGAPPSVPFWRGESPGRTLELSEEVSRLREEMEAKLIAGESKADIAKWLKKETHCCDFGAEQITEYVAAQRAALGLVPTHKRIVFERFFDETGGMQLVVHAPFGSRITRAWGFAMRKRFCRSFDFELQATADDDGFILTLGPQHSFPIESLFPMLTAANAYKLLEQALIYVPTFQLRWRWNLNTALIVERRKAGKRVPPALQRFRSDDLLTAVFPKLTGCQEEHVGDHEIPEHPLVKQTMEDCFNEALNFNELVNILGRVEKGEITFVAKETREPSPFCYELLNANPYAFLDGGEAIDRRARAVGTRRSVTVESVSDLSRLDPLAIERVLEEASPVVRDADELHDYLLTRILLPKNEGQLWSDMMQQLQEQHRVTLITVENHQFYIPAEKLLIAQVLWPELEMEPEVTAPERAKPPAATTEARVEILRGWMEYLGPVTTKEITAQLGWTESQADATFEALEGEGLVLRGKFRESSQSFSEDNTVNPPSETLNHPEWCHRRLLARIHRLTLEGLRKQIEPVDVATYMRFLFRHHGFHPSTRREGAEGLYETITQLQGFDLPAGYWERDLLKYRVRDYSSAWLDELCMTGEISWGRLYPNPKPIEGKGRPLKTLSRNSLIALFRRDDAHWLLPERSSLPTDNLSGVAQDLLMVLQRQGAMFAGDIEYAAQLLPTQLTDALGELISRGWITSDGFAGLRGLIGQSRSTGNVSYPRRMTGGRRPKTLAGRAGRWSLWRRDDELDDPEKMRGRVEAWAWQLLHRWGVVFRDLLEREQGAPRWYELVQCYRRLEARGEIRGGRFIRGVAGEQYASADTVGQLRKLRDENLDGEELVMLNAVDPLNLAGVLTTQTRVPALANNRVVYWRGEAVVGIQKKQFRLLKALTTENALILAKLLDFSPGEIAAARREYVKQNPAPIETVIATEKEPALF